A single genomic interval of Hevea brasiliensis isolate MT/VB/25A 57/8 chromosome 4, ASM3005281v1, whole genome shotgun sequence harbors:
- the LOC110656327 gene encoding helicase sen1 isoform X3, producing the protein MQFSASDTGIENISGSTKVVDNNRFEISGCASQGLDQCLNDQKSNSIQHSDSNANGDGSMDGQEETALIPKAREVKSVEANHALKYANNIGKRKIDQHKEAMLGKKRNRQTMLINIDEVKQAGPIKSSTPRRQPTTIRTVKEVRPVPSSAEHGEKHIHPMNKDHKQIDLLCNEGGNSLESCQPKNECNGDTSSGQQVKPRRLNNDTDFSGEGHLPPIPRQASWKQPTDLRQPKNLQFANRKPVLMSQSSIDSKLGNKKHLPAKKPAQVSTPYQDTSVERLIREVTNEKFWHHPEESDLQCIPGRFESVEEYVRVFEPLLFEECRAQLYSTWEELTETNTHVMVRVKSIERRERGWYDAIVLPVSECKWTFKEGDVAVLSTPRPGTVRSKRSNTLSNEDDDEPEISGRVAGTVRRHIPFDTREPHGAILHFFVGDSYDPYSKVDEDHILRRLQPRGTWYLTVLGSLATTQREYVALHAFCRLNSQMQTAILKPSPDHFPKYEEQTPAMPECFTQNFVDHLHRTFNGPQLAAIQWAAMHTAAGTSSGMTKRQDPWPFTLVQGPPGTGKTHTVWGMLNVIHLVQYQHYYTSLLKKLAPQSYKQANESNSDNIAMGSIDEVLHNMDQNLFRSLSKLCPKPRMLVCAPSNAATDELLARVLDRGFIDGEMKVYRPDVARVGVDSQSRAAQAVSVERRTEQLLVKSREDVSKWMQDLRGQEAYFSGQIADLQNKLTVAAADGRSQGSVGVDPDILMARDQNRDALLQNLAAAVENRDKVLVEISRLLILEARFRAGSNFNLEEARASLEASFANEAEIVFTTVSSSGRKLFSRLTHGFDMVVIDEAAQASEVAVLPPLALGAARCVLVGDPQQLPATVISKAAGTLMYSRSLFERFQQAGCPTMLLSVQYRMHPQIRDFPSRYFYQGRLTDSESVINLPDEMYYKDPLLRPYLFYDVTYGRESHRGGSVSYQNIHEAQFCLQLYEHLQKTLKSFGLGRISVGIITPYKLQLKCLQHEFSAILKSEEGKDIYINTVDAFQGQERDVIIMSCVRASNHGVGFVADIRRMNVALTRARRALWVMGNANSLVQSDDWAALIADAKARNCYMDMDSLPKEFLVSKGMQGKSTNTRGLRLGGPRHRSMDIHMESRSGTPSEDDDSSGAPVISRNGSYRPFKPLMDNSLDNFGQSGDKSRDAWQYGVQKKQSSSGIKRDS; encoded by the exons ATGCAATTTAGTGCTTCTGATACTGGTATCGAGAACATTTCTGGCAGTACCAAGGTTGTTGATAATAACAGGTTTGAAATTAGTGGCTGTGCTTCACAGGGGTTGGATCAGTGTCTGAATGATCAGAAAAGTAACAGCATTCAACATTCAGATAGCAATGCTAATGGTGATGGATCCATGGATGGTCAGGAAGAAACTGCATTAATTCCAAAAGCAAGAGAAGTTAAAAGTGTTGAAGCCAATCATGCACTCAAGTATGCCAATAATATAGGGAAGAGGAAGATAGACCAACATAAAGAAGCAATGCTAGGAAAGAAGCGAAATAGGCAGACCATGTTAATTAATATAGATGAAGTCAAGCAAGCAGGACCTATCAAATCTTCAACACCAAGAAGGCAGCCAACTACAATTCGTACTGTGAAGGAAGTTCGCCCTGTCCCTTCATCTGCTGAACATGGTGAAAAGCATATTCATCCTATGAATAAGGATCATAAACAAATTGACCTATTATGCAATGAAGGGGGCAATTCTTTGGAGTCTTGCCAGCCCAAAAATGAATGTAATGGTGATACAAGTTCTGGACAACAAGTGAAGCCTAGGAGGCTGAACAATGATACTGATTTTTCTGGAGAAGGACATCTACCACCCATTCCAAGACAGGCTTCGTGGAAGCAGCCTACTGATTTGAGGCAGCCAAAAAACTTGCAATTTGCTAATAGGAAGCCAGTTCTGATGAGCCAAAGCTCCATAGATTCAAAGTTGGGAAACAAGAAACACCTCCCTGCTAAGAAGCCAGCTCAAGTCAGTACCCCATATCAAGACACATCCGTGGAACGTCTCATACGGGAGGTGACTAATGAGAAGTTTTGGCATCACCCAG AGGAGTCTGACCTTCAATGCATTCCTGGACGATTTGAATCTGTTGAAGAATATGTCAGGGTATTTGAGCCTTTGCTTTTTGAGGAATGCCGAGCACAACTTTATAGCACATGGGAAGAGCTGACTGAAACAAATACGCATGTAATGGTTCGTGTAAAGAGCATTGAAAGACGAGAAAGAG GATGGTATGATGCTATAGTCCTTCCAGTGAGTGAGTGCAAATGGACATTCAAGGAGGGTGATGTTGCAGTTCTTTCAACCCCTAGGCCTGGAACAG TCAGATCCAAGAGGAGCAACACCTTATCCAATGAAGATGATGATGAACCTGAGATCAGTGGACGTGTGGCTGGTACTGTTAGACGACATATCCCTTTCGATACTCGTGAGCCTCATGGTGCAATCCTCCATTTTTTTGTTGGGGATTCGTATGACCCTTACAG TAAGGTTGATGAAGATCATATTCTGAGGAGACTTCAGCCCAGAGGCACCTGGTATCTAACTGTACTTGGTTCTCTTGCAACCACTCAGCGAGAGTATGTCGCATTACATGCATTTTGCCGTCTCAATTCACAG ATGCAAACTGCAATCTTAAAGCCCAGTCCTGATCACTTCCCAAAATACGAGGAACAGACCCCTGCCATGCCTGAATGCTTCACACAGAATTTTGTTGATCATTTACATCGGACCTTCAATGGACCTCAGTTGGCAGCAATCCAATGGGCTGCAATGCATACAGCTGCTGGTACAAGTAGTGGTATGACAAAGAGGCAAGATCCATGGCCCTTTACTCTTGTTCAAGGGCCTCCGGGAACAGGTAAGACACACACAGTCTGGGGAATGCTAAATGTCATCCATTTGGTTCAATATCAGCATTATTACACTTCTTTGCTTAAGAAACTAGCACCTCAGAGCTACAAGCAAGCCAATGAGAGCAATTCTGACAACATTGCAATGGGTTCAATTGATGAAGTTCTTCATAATATGGACCAGAATCTCTTCCGCTCTCTTTCAAAGCTGTGTCCAAAGCCCAGAATGTTGGTTTGTGCTCCTTCTAATGCTGCAACAGATGAGCTTCTTGCGCGTGTTCTTGATCGTGGTTTTATTGATGGTGAGATGAAAGTTTATCGGCCTGATGTGGCCAGAGTTGGGGTTGATTCACAATCACGTGCTGCCCAGGCAGTTTCTGTTGAGAGGAGAACTGAACAATTGTTAGTCAAGAGTCGTGAGGATGTCTCAAAATGGATGCAAGATTTAAGAGGTCAGGAAGCATATTTCTCTGGGCAAATAGCTGATCTTCAAAACAAACTTACTGTGGCAGCTGCTGATGGTCGTTCCCAAGGATCTGTTGGTGTTGATCCTGATATTCTTATGGCTCGGGATCAAAACCGAGATGCATTGCTGCAGAACCTTGCAGCAGCTGTTGAAAACAGAGATAAAGTTCTAGTTGAGATTTCTCGCCTTCTCATTTTAGAGGCCAGGTTTCGTGCTGGTAGCAACTTCAATCTGGAGGAAGCCCGCGCTAGTCTGGAGGCAAGTTTTGCCAATGAGGCTGAGATTGTTTTCACCACTGTCTCAAGCAGTGGTCGTAAGTTGTTCTCTCGACTTACACATGGTTTTGATATGGTAGTTATTGATGAGGCTGCCCAAGCCAGTGAAGTAGCTGTTCTTCCTCCCCTAGCTCTTGGTGCTGCTCGTTGTGTTCTTGTAGGGGATCCCCAGCAGCTTCCTGCGACAGTTATCAGCAAGGCAGCTGGAACCTTGATGTATAGTAGAAGTCTTTTTGAAAGGTTTCAACAAGCAGGATGTCCAACAATGTTATTATCTGTGCAATATAGGATGCATCCTCAAATTCGAGATTTCCCTTCGCGTTACTTCTACCAAGGCCGTCTTACTGACAGCGAAAGTGTTATTAACTTACCTGATGAGATGTATTACAAGGACCCTTTACTTAGACCTTATCTATTTTATGATGTTACTTATGGGCGGGAGTCCCACAGGGGTGGGTCCGTATCCTATCAGAACATACATGAAGCACAGTTTTGTCTTCAGCTGTATGAGCATCTTCAGAAAACTCTGAAATCCTTTGGTCTGGGGAGAATCTCTGTTGGCATAATCACACCATACAAGCTGCAATTGAAATGTCTTCAACATGAATTTTCAGCAATTTTAAAGTCAGAAGAAGGGAAAGATATCTATATCAATACTGTAGATGCTTTTCAAGGCCAGGAACGGGATGTCATTATTATGTCTTGTGTACGTGCCTCAAATCATGGTGTTGGCTTTGTTGCTGATATCCGCCGGATGAATGTTGCTCTCACACGTGCGAGAAGGGCATTATGG GTTATGGGAAATGCAAATTCTCTGGTGCAATCTGATGATTGGGCTGCATTGATTGCTGATGCTAAAGCAAGAAACTGCTATATGGACATGGATTCTCTCCCCAAAGAGTTTTTGGTTTCAAAGGGAATGCAGGGCAAATCCACCAATACAAGGGGTTTGAGGTTAGGTGGTCCAAGACACAGATCTATGGATATCCACATGGAGTCCAGATCAGGAACGCCATCAGAAGATGATGATAGTTCAGGTGCACCTGTGATTTCTAGGAATGGGAGTTATAGGCCCTTTAAGCCACTAATGGACAATTCATTAGATAATTTTGGTCAATCAGGTGATAAGTCAAGAGACGCTTGGCAATATGGCGTACAGAAGAAGCAAAGTTCTTCTGGAATTAAGAGAGATTCCTAG